A genomic stretch from Arenicella xantha includes:
- a CDS encoding efflux RND transporter periplasmic adaptor subunit yields MKLTGKRLALLIFLAVIIVFAARFITHKVQGPELSAYRIQSQPLTQTVVATGRVTSASRAQIGAEISGVIIERHVHEGDQVQAGDKLVTLRSDELIARLGEAQASLAELRESSKPQADAALNRAQARFDQANREATRRQDLLQRKAISRETMEQAIEQKTAARAALEQAKLAADALAAGNPADVAASNRLAMAQAALDKTMVRALVSGTVLTRNAEPGDVVQPGRVLFEIARDGQTELIVPVDERNLAVLSLGQPALCVTDAYPDQPFPATVSFIAPAVDPQRGSVDIRLQLDPVPDFLRQDMTVSVNIETGRREQALVAPNDALDNVAGGQAQVWRVHDGRIQRTQVTLGLRGLALTEITNGLENGDLILANADASLVDGSRARAVEEALPNDSTDTATARETPVKFD; encoded by the coding sequence CACACAAAGTACAAGGCCCAGAATTGTCAGCGTACCGAATCCAGAGTCAACCGCTCACACAGACCGTTGTCGCAACCGGCCGAGTTACCTCAGCATCACGCGCGCAGATTGGAGCAGAGATTTCCGGCGTAATCATCGAACGTCACGTTCACGAGGGCGATCAAGTCCAAGCTGGCGATAAATTGGTAACGTTGCGGTCTGATGAACTAATCGCTCGCCTCGGCGAGGCACAAGCGTCACTGGCTGAGCTTCGCGAATCCAGTAAACCCCAGGCTGATGCGGCATTGAACCGCGCGCAAGCACGGTTCGATCAAGCCAATCGAGAAGCAACACGTAGGCAAGATCTGCTGCAACGCAAAGCAATTTCCCGCGAAACCATGGAACAGGCTATCGAACAAAAAACAGCTGCACGCGCAGCGCTTGAGCAAGCCAAGCTGGCAGCCGATGCGTTGGCAGCTGGTAATCCTGCCGATGTTGCCGCGAGCAATCGCCTTGCGATGGCGCAGGCAGCTCTCGATAAAACCATGGTGCGGGCATTGGTGAGCGGCACCGTGCTCACACGCAATGCCGAGCCTGGCGATGTGGTGCAACCAGGCCGTGTCCTTTTTGAGATTGCTCGTGACGGCCAAACCGAATTGATTGTGCCGGTGGATGAGCGGAATCTAGCCGTATTAAGCCTTGGTCAACCGGCACTTTGTGTGACCGATGCGTATCCAGATCAGCCCTTCCCGGCCACAGTTAGCTTTATTGCACCGGCGGTCGACCCTCAACGTGGCAGTGTGGATATTCGCTTGCAACTCGACCCGGTCCCCGACTTTCTACGTCAGGACATGACGGTATCAGTAAATATCGAAACTGGCCGACGTGAGCAAGCACTAGTCGCCCCCAACGATGCGCTCGACAATGTTGCTGGCGGGCAAGCGCAGGTATGGAGAGTCCATGACGGCCGCATTCAACGAACGCAAGTGACACTTGGCTTGCGTGGACTCGCGTTAACAGAAATCACCAACGGTTTGGAAAATGGCGACCTAATCCTCGCTAACGCCGACGCGTCATTGGTTGATGGCAGTCGAGCACGAGCAGTTGAAGAGGCGCTACCGAACGACTCGACCGACACCGCTACCGCGCGTGAAACACCAGTTAAATTTGACTAA
- a CDS encoding ABC transporter permease produces the protein MWTEWAIATKFLREGRTQSALILIGIGVGVAVIVFITALITGLQNNIIDRTLGTQPHIKLSAPDEVNRIFPPADNSVQLVLESKRAQRLRSINNWLQLVDVLDTLPTITAVSPVISGPAFARRGEALQSVVLIGINDERYQKILPVSEDIIAGVFDVGAGQAAIGKQLAIELGISVGDKLRLQTGQGGDSVLNIAGIFELGVREIDARYVYLDMSQAQSLLNLPGAATVIDMTVTDIFRADITATRIRRLTNQKVESWMESNAQLLNALQSQSLSTNMISVFVALSVALGIASVLSVSVVQRTREIGILRAIGIRRSQMLRVFLIQGALFGLFGSLLGAVSGCVLVWVFNTFGPRLFFIPVDPNLLLTATLLATLTGIISASIPARRAAHLDPVEAMRHV, from the coding sequence ATGTGGACAGAATGGGCCATTGCCACCAAGTTTCTACGTGAAGGTCGCACGCAAAGCGCATTAATTCTGATCGGAATTGGAGTTGGCGTTGCTGTTATCGTGTTTATTACCGCGCTGATTACTGGGCTGCAAAACAACATCATCGACCGCACTCTAGGTACTCAGCCGCACATAAAACTGTCAGCTCCCGATGAGGTAAACCGAATTTTTCCACCAGCTGACAACAGCGTGCAACTGGTACTAGAGAGTAAACGGGCACAACGACTACGCTCAATCAATAACTGGCTGCAGCTGGTTGATGTGTTAGATACGTTACCGACGATCACAGCGGTTTCACCGGTAATTTCAGGGCCAGCGTTTGCGCGCCGAGGTGAAGCGTTGCAATCTGTGGTGCTGATTGGAATTAATGATGAGCGATACCAAAAGATCTTGCCGGTCAGTGAAGACATCATAGCCGGTGTTTTCGATGTCGGTGCTGGTCAAGCCGCGATTGGTAAGCAGTTGGCCATCGAACTCGGCATTAGCGTCGGTGACAAGCTGCGTTTACAGACTGGGCAAGGCGGCGACAGCGTGCTCAATATTGCCGGTATTTTTGAGTTAGGTGTGCGCGAAATCGATGCGCGCTACGTCTACCTTGATATGAGTCAGGCACAATCACTGCTCAATCTACCTGGCGCAGCTACGGTGATCGACATGACCGTGACCGATATCTTTCGCGCTGACATTACCGCCACGCGCATACGTCGACTGACCAACCAAAAAGTAGAAAGCTGGATGGAAAGTAATGCGCAGCTATTGAACGCCTTGCAAAGCCAGAGTCTATCAACCAACATGATAAGTGTGTTCGTAGCCTTAAGCGTGGCCTTAGGCATTGCCAGTGTACTTTCGGTCAGCGTGGTGCAGCGTACCCGAGAGATTGGAATATTACGCGCTATTGGAATCAGACGTTCACAGATGCTGCGAGTTTTCCTCATTCAAGGTGCGCTGTTTGGCCTGTTTGGCTCGCTGTTAGGCGCAGTCAGCGGTTGCGTATTGGTTTGGGTCTTCAACACCTTTGGGCCGCGGCTATTCTTTATTCCGGTCGACCCTAATTTGCTACTAACGGCGACGCTACTCGCAACCCTCACTGGTATAATTTCGGCCTCAATTCCGGCTCGCCGCGCCGCGCATCTTGACCCCGTGGAGGCAATGCGACATGTATGA